A single region of the Triticum dicoccoides isolate Atlit2015 ecotype Zavitan chromosome 2B, WEW_v2.0, whole genome shotgun sequence genome encodes:
- the LOC119363770 gene encoding outer envelope protein 61-like — translation MMDPEMMRLAQEQMRRMSPDDLARMQQQLMSNPDLIKLASESMNNMRTEDFKRAAQQLNQTRPEEMLDMTEKIANAKPEEFAAMKAQADAQISYALSGAKMLKQQGNELHSHGKYTDAAAKYKLAKENMKSVPSAAGRTLQLQCTLNLMSCYLKSGMFEECVNEGSEVLTYDSSNVKAYYRRGQAYKELGNLQAAVADLRKAHEISPEDETIAEVLRDTDAKLATEGGGTNLPKGVVIEEIVEEDSSELLSTQRSSSTEYTVSQPHEGAGNSRQSDSSESLMNDPATIRSFQNYVSNSDADGLSKLGMQGMSPELVKTASEMIGTMKPEELQKMFQAASSLTGTNPVGSNLGPNMPEMSPDMVSMASEMIGKMSPSELQNMMDFASKMGGPGSAPVRPGTGSNIRPSSRAETSSNNFQPSSSQTVAENPDEIVNNQSMDHSSSSSPVSTADMQETMRNSMKDPAMRQMFASMMKNMSPDVMANMSEQFGMKLSKEDAAKAQQAMSSLSPEDLDRMMKWMDRAQQGVEVAKKTKNWLLGRKGLILAIVMLILAFILRRLGFIGR, via the exons ATGATGGATCCGGAGATGATGCGGCTGGCGCAGGAGCAGATGCGACGCATGTCCCCCGACGACCTCGCCAGGATGCAACAGCAG CTTATGTCCAATCCTGACTTGATAAAGCTAGCATCCGAGAGTATGAACAATATGAGAACTGAGGACTTCAAAAGAGCTGCTCAACAGCTCAATCAAACAAGGCCAGAGGAAATGCTTGATATGACTGAAAAAATTGCCAACGCTAAGCCTGAAGAATTTGCTGCCATGAAGGCCCAAGCTGATGCTCAAATATCATATGCGCTATCTGGCGCCAAGATGTTGAAGCAGCAG GGAAATGAACTTCATAGCCATGGGAAGTATACTGATGCTGCTGCCAAGTACAAGCTT GCCAAGGAAAACATGAAGAGCGTACCATCGGCAGCTGGGCGAACTCTGCAGTTGCAGTGCACCCTTAATTTAATGTCGTGTTACCTGAAATCAGGGATGTTTGAGGAATGTGTAAATGAAGGTTCAGAG GTTCTAACttatgattcgagcaatgtgaaagCATACTACCGAAGAGGTCAAGCTTACAAAGAACTAGGAAACCTTCAGGCTGCTGTTGCTGACTTACGTAAAGCCCATGAAATTTCTCCGGAGGATGAAACTATTGCTGAGGTTCTGAG GGACACAGATGCAAAACTTGCAACTGAAGGAGGAGGAACAAATCTGCCAAAAG GAGTTGTTATTGAAGAAATTGTGGAAGAAGATAGTTCAGAGCTGTTAAGTACTCAAAGGAGTTCTTCTACTGAGTATACTGTTTCACAACCACATGAAGGAGCAGGAAACTCAAGACAATCTGACTCTTCAGAAAGCCTAATGAATGATCCTGCTACTATCAG GTCATTTCAAAATTATGTCTCTAATAGTGATGCTGATGGGTTATCAAAGTTGGGAATGCAAGGAATGTCGCCGGAGCTAGTTAAAACTGCCAGTGAAATGATCGGCACCATGAAACCAGAAGAACTACAAAAGATGTTTCAGGCTGCTTCTTCATTAACCGGCACAAACCCCGTTGGTTCAAATCTTGGACCCAATATGCCCGAAATGTCACCTGACATGGTTAGTATGGCATCTGAAATGATTGGGAAGATGTCCCCTTCTGAACTGCAAAATATGATGGATTTTGCTTCTAAAATGGGTGGGCCTGGTAGTGCGCCTGTGAGACCAGGGACTGGGAGTAATATCCGACCTTCATCAAGAGCAGAAACGAGTAGCAATAACTTCCAACCTTCATCTTCGCAAACTGTTGCGGAGAACCCTGATGAAATAGTAAACAACCAAAGTATGGACCATTCATCATCCAGTTCCCCAGTTTCTACAGCTGATATGCAAGAAACCATGAGAAATTCTATGAAAGACCCTGCTATGCGGCAG ATGTTTGCATCCATGATGAAGAACATGAGTCCTGATGTGATGGCAAACATGAGTGAGCAGTTTGGCATGAAGCTGTCGAAGGAGGATGCCGCCAAAGCTCAACAAGCTATGTCTTCATTATCTCCAGAAGATTTAGACAGAATG ATGAAATGGATGGACAGAGCACAGCAGGGAGTAGAAGTAGCAAAGAAGACGAAGAACTGGCTCCTAGGCAGGAAAGGCCTGATCCTTGCTATTGTCATGCTGATCTTGGCCTTCATCCTACGGCGCCTTGGATTCATCGGTAGGTAG
- the LOC119363771 gene encoding uncharacterized protein LOC119363771 isoform X3 — MMPRSAVEGGLPAGAAGARRQGRPWRKAHWPEQQEQLQTLVSPTHRLSPASSAAAPTAERGSCAIAGDEFSGRRLLSSSNPVPMGSPRLDCSSFFAGGVLVCCNNLRALDEHYRLSRFDDLLGCCICNSVLLFKSTCLERHIFHCMLTACEQASTLQILLQ; from the exons ATGATGCCGAGGTCGGCCGTGGAGGGAGGCTTGccggccggagcagccggagcaagGAGGCAGGGTCGGCCATGGAGGAAGGCCCACTGGCCGGAGCAGCAGGAGCAACTGCAGACGCTGGTCAGCCCGACGCACCGCCTCAGCCCCGCCTCCTCTGCTGCAGCCCCCACGGCCGAGAGGGGCAGCTGCGCCATAGCTGGCGACGAGTTTagcggccgccgcctcctctcctcttcgAATCCA GTGCCTATGGGTTCTCCTCGGTTGGATTGTTCATCCTTCTTCGCCGGTGGTGTGCTTGTCTGTTGCAATAACTTACGTGCGCTGGATGAACACTATCGGTtgag caggttcGACGATCTGCTAGGTTGCTGCATCTGCAACTCTGTGCTGCTATTCAAG AGTACATGCCTAGAAAGACATATCTTCCACTGTATGTTAACTGCTTGTGAGCAGGCCAGTACTTTACAAATTTTACTACAGTAG
- the LOC119363771 gene encoding uncharacterized protein LOC119363771 isoform X4: MMPRSAVEGGLPAGAAGARRQGRPWRKAHWPEQQEQLQTLVSPTHRLSPASSAAAPTAERGSCAIAGDEFSGRRLLSSSNPVPMGSPRLDCSSFFAGGVLVCCNNLRALDEHYRLRFDDLLGCCICNSVLLFKSTCLERHIFHCMLTACEQASTLQILLQ; this comes from the exons ATGATGCCGAGGTCGGCCGTGGAGGGAGGCTTGccggccggagcagccggagcaagGAGGCAGGGTCGGCCATGGAGGAAGGCCCACTGGCCGGAGCAGCAGGAGCAACTGCAGACGCTGGTCAGCCCGACGCACCGCCTCAGCCCCGCCTCCTCTGCTGCAGCCCCCACGGCCGAGAGGGGCAGCTGCGCCATAGCTGGCGACGAGTTTagcggccgccgcctcctctcctcttcgAATCCA GTGCCTATGGGTTCTCCTCGGTTGGATTGTTCATCCTTCTTCGCCGGTGGTGTGCTTGTCTGTTGCAATAACTTACGTGCGCTGGATGAACACTATCGGTtgag gttcGACGATCTGCTAGGTTGCTGCATCTGCAACTCTGTGCTGCTATTCAAG AGTACATGCCTAGAAAGACATATCTTCCACTGTATGTTAACTGCTTGTGAGCAGGCCAGTACTTTACAAATTTTACTACAGTAG
- the LOC119363771 gene encoding uncharacterized protein LOC119363771 isoform X1 translates to MMPRSAVEGGLPAGAAGARRQGRPWRKAHWPEQQEQLQTLVSPTHRLSPASSAAAPTAERGSCAIAGDEFSGRRLLSSSNPVPMGSPRLDCSSFFAGGVLVCCNNLRALDEHYRLRFVSSRCLLRPPSHRSAIAIEQVRRSARLLHLQLCAAIQEYMPRKTYLPLYVNCL, encoded by the exons ATGATGCCGAGGTCGGCCGTGGAGGGAGGCTTGccggccggagcagccggagcaagGAGGCAGGGTCGGCCATGGAGGAAGGCCCACTGGCCGGAGCAGCAGGAGCAACTGCAGACGCTGGTCAGCCCGACGCACCGCCTCAGCCCCGCCTCCTCTGCTGCAGCCCCCACGGCCGAGAGGGGCAGCTGCGCCATAGCTGGCGACGAGTTTagcggccgccgcctcctctcctcttcgAATCCA GTGCCTATGGGTTCTCCTCGGTTGGATTGTTCATCCTTCTTCGCCGGTGGTGTGCTTGTCTGTTGCAATAACTTACGTGCGCTGGATGAACACTATCGGTtgag GTTTGTTTCTTCTCGTTGTCTCCTGCGTCCACCGTCGCATCGTTCTGCCATTGCCATTGAG caggttcGACGATCTGCTAGGTTGCTGCATCTGCAACTCTGTGCTGCTATTCAAG AGTACATGCCTAGAAAGACATATCTTCCACTGTATGTTAACTGCTTGTGA
- the LOC119363771 gene encoding uncharacterized protein LOC119363771 isoform X2, producing the protein MMPRSAVEGGLPAGAAGARRQGRPWRKAHWPEQQEQLQTLVSPTHRLSPASSAAAPTAERGSCAIAGDEFSGRRLLSSSNPVPMGSPRLDCSSFFAGGVLVCCNNLRALDEHYRLRFVSSRCLLRPPSHRSAIAIEVRRSARLLHLQLCAAIQEYMPRKTYLPLYVNCL; encoded by the exons ATGATGCCGAGGTCGGCCGTGGAGGGAGGCTTGccggccggagcagccggagcaagGAGGCAGGGTCGGCCATGGAGGAAGGCCCACTGGCCGGAGCAGCAGGAGCAACTGCAGACGCTGGTCAGCCCGACGCACCGCCTCAGCCCCGCCTCCTCTGCTGCAGCCCCCACGGCCGAGAGGGGCAGCTGCGCCATAGCTGGCGACGAGTTTagcggccgccgcctcctctcctcttcgAATCCA GTGCCTATGGGTTCTCCTCGGTTGGATTGTTCATCCTTCTTCGCCGGTGGTGTGCTTGTCTGTTGCAATAACTTACGTGCGCTGGATGAACACTATCGGTtgag GTTTGTTTCTTCTCGTTGTCTCCTGCGTCCACCGTCGCATCGTTCTGCCATTGCCATTGAG gttcGACGATCTGCTAGGTTGCTGCATCTGCAACTCTGTGCTGCTATTCAAG AGTACATGCCTAGAAAGACATATCTTCCACTGTATGTTAACTGCTTGTGA
- the LOC119363771 gene encoding uncharacterized protein LOC119363771 isoform X7, with protein sequence MMPRSAVEGGLPAGAAGARRQGRPWRKAHWPEQQEQLQTLVSPTHRLSPASSAAAPTAERGSCAIAGDEFSGRRLLSSSNPVPMGSPRLDCSSFFAGGVLVCCNNLRALDEHYRLSRFDDLLGCCICNSVLLFKEDAK encoded by the exons ATGATGCCGAGGTCGGCCGTGGAGGGAGGCTTGccggccggagcagccggagcaagGAGGCAGGGTCGGCCATGGAGGAAGGCCCACTGGCCGGAGCAGCAGGAGCAACTGCAGACGCTGGTCAGCCCGACGCACCGCCTCAGCCCCGCCTCCTCTGCTGCAGCCCCCACGGCCGAGAGGGGCAGCTGCGCCATAGCTGGCGACGAGTTTagcggccgccgcctcctctcctcttcgAATCCA GTGCCTATGGGTTCTCCTCGGTTGGATTGTTCATCCTTCTTCGCCGGTGGTGTGCTTGTCTGTTGCAATAACTTACGTGCGCTGGATGAACACTATCGGTtgag caggttcGACGATCTGCTAGGTTGCTGCATCTGCAACTCTGTGCTGCTATTCAAG GAAGATGCTAAATAA
- the LOC119363771 gene encoding uncharacterized protein LOC119363771 isoform X8 — translation MMPRSAVEGGLPAGAAGARRQGRPWRKAHWPEQQEQLQTLVSPTHRLSPASSAAAPTAERGSCAIAGDEFSGRRLLSSSNPVPMGSPRLDCSSFFAGGVLVCCNNLRALDEHYRLRFDDLLGCCICNSVLLFKEDAK, via the exons ATGATGCCGAGGTCGGCCGTGGAGGGAGGCTTGccggccggagcagccggagcaagGAGGCAGGGTCGGCCATGGAGGAAGGCCCACTGGCCGGAGCAGCAGGAGCAACTGCAGACGCTGGTCAGCCCGACGCACCGCCTCAGCCCCGCCTCCTCTGCTGCAGCCCCCACGGCCGAGAGGGGCAGCTGCGCCATAGCTGGCGACGAGTTTagcggccgccgcctcctctcctcttcgAATCCA GTGCCTATGGGTTCTCCTCGGTTGGATTGTTCATCCTTCTTCGCCGGTGGTGTGCTTGTCTGTTGCAATAACTTACGTGCGCTGGATGAACACTATCGGTtgag gttcGACGATCTGCTAGGTTGCTGCATCTGCAACTCTGTGCTGCTATTCAAG GAAGATGCTAAATAA
- the LOC119363771 gene encoding uncharacterized protein LOC119363771 isoform X6: MMPRSAVEGGLPAGAAGARRQGRPWRKAHWPEQQEQLQTLVSPTHRLSPASSAAAPTAERGSCAIAGDEFSGRRLLSSSNPVPMGSPRLDCSSFFAGGVLVCCNNLRALDEHYRLRFVSSRCLLRPPSHRSAIAIEVRRSARLLHLQLCAAIQGRC, translated from the exons ATGATGCCGAGGTCGGCCGTGGAGGGAGGCTTGccggccggagcagccggagcaagGAGGCAGGGTCGGCCATGGAGGAAGGCCCACTGGCCGGAGCAGCAGGAGCAACTGCAGACGCTGGTCAGCCCGACGCACCGCCTCAGCCCCGCCTCCTCTGCTGCAGCCCCCACGGCCGAGAGGGGCAGCTGCGCCATAGCTGGCGACGAGTTTagcggccgccgcctcctctcctcttcgAATCCA GTGCCTATGGGTTCTCCTCGGTTGGATTGTTCATCCTTCTTCGCCGGTGGTGTGCTTGTCTGTTGCAATAACTTACGTGCGCTGGATGAACACTATCGGTtgag GTTTGTTTCTTCTCGTTGTCTCCTGCGTCCACCGTCGCATCGTTCTGCCATTGCCATTGAG gttcGACGATCTGCTAGGTTGCTGCATCTGCAACTCTGTGCTGCTATTCAAG GAAGATGCTAA
- the LOC119363771 gene encoding uncharacterized protein LOC119363771 isoform X5, translated as MMPRSAVEGGLPAGAAGARRQGRPWRKAHWPEQQEQLQTLVSPTHRLSPASSAAAPTAERGSCAIAGDEFSGRRLLSSSNPVPMGSPRLDCSSFFAGGVLVCCNNLRALDEHYRLRFVSSRCLLRPPSHRSAIAIEQVRRSARLLHLQLCAAIQGRC; from the exons ATGATGCCGAGGTCGGCCGTGGAGGGAGGCTTGccggccggagcagccggagcaagGAGGCAGGGTCGGCCATGGAGGAAGGCCCACTGGCCGGAGCAGCAGGAGCAACTGCAGACGCTGGTCAGCCCGACGCACCGCCTCAGCCCCGCCTCCTCTGCTGCAGCCCCCACGGCCGAGAGGGGCAGCTGCGCCATAGCTGGCGACGAGTTTagcggccgccgcctcctctcctcttcgAATCCA GTGCCTATGGGTTCTCCTCGGTTGGATTGTTCATCCTTCTTCGCCGGTGGTGTGCTTGTCTGTTGCAATAACTTACGTGCGCTGGATGAACACTATCGGTtgag GTTTGTTTCTTCTCGTTGTCTCCTGCGTCCACCGTCGCATCGTTCTGCCATTGCCATTGAG caggttcGACGATCTGCTAGGTTGCTGCATCTGCAACTCTGTGCTGCTATTCAAG GAAGATGCTAA